The following are from one region of the Nostoc cf. commune SO-36 genome:
- a CDS encoding PP2C family protein-serine/threonine phosphatase: protein MFQILIIDDDYSIKILLKRMLEKQGYEVVTASSGEEGIEKALVYHPALIICDWIMPGLTGLEVCHRIKTDPQFFTTFFILLTSLDSVADCVKGLDAGADDFISKPIEHNELQARVRAGLRLHQLSRDLQAQKLLLEAEMSEAAEYVRSLLPVSMTEPFNINFRFIPSRQLGGDCFDYYWLDDDYLAIYLLDTAGHGLKATLPSVSVLNLLRSRALKGLNYYQPSEVLKALNDTFQMNYQNDKYFTIWYGVYNRINRQLVYASAGHPPAVLITGISPRKSKVKLLKTPGMPVGMFTEAKYVDESCDIQKFSTLYIFSDGAYEITKSDGTLWSLDAFIQLLVSLQNPLDCQLDHVLSYLIALNSKDAFDDDLSILQMKFD from the coding sequence ATGTTTCAAATACTAATAATTGATGACGATTATTCAATAAAAATACTCCTCAAGAGGATGTTAGAAAAACAGGGTTATGAGGTAGTTACTGCCAGTAGCGGGGAGGAAGGAATAGAAAAGGCACTGGTTTACCATCCAGCACTAATTATTTGTGATTGGATCATGCCTGGTTTAACTGGCTTGGAAGTTTGCCACCGTATTAAGACAGATCCCCAATTTTTTACTACATTTTTTATTTTATTAACATCCTTAGATTCCGTTGCCGATTGCGTCAAAGGTCTAGATGCTGGTGCTGATGACTTTATTTCCAAACCTATTGAACACAATGAATTACAAGCAAGGGTAAGAGCAGGATTACGTTTGCATCAGTTGAGTAGAGATTTGCAGGCTCAAAAGTTGCTTTTAGAAGCAGAAATGTCAGAAGCAGCAGAATATGTGCGATCGCTACTGCCTGTTTCTATGACTGAACCCTTCAATATAAATTTTCGATTCATTCCCTCACGACAACTCGGTGGTGATTGTTTCGATTATTATTGGCTCGATGATGATTATCTGGCAATTTACTTACTCGATACTGCCGGGCATGGACTCAAAGCAACCCTTCCCTCTGTTTCGGTGCTAAATTTGCTGCGTTCTCGTGCGCTAAAAGGTCTGAATTACTATCAACCTAGTGAAGTATTGAAGGCTTTGAATGATACCTTTCAAATGAATTATCAAAATGATAAGTACTTTACAATTTGGTACGGAGTTTACAACCGAATTAACCGCCAGCTAGTTTATGCCAGCGCCGGCCATCCACCAGCAGTTTTAATAACTGGCATATCTCCAAGGAAGTCTAAAGTTAAACTCTTGAAAACCCCCGGTATGCCTGTTGGGATGTTTACAGAGGCAAAATATGTTGATGAATCTTGCGATATTCAAAAATTCAGTACCCTTTACATTTTTAGTGATGGCGCTTATGAAATCACTAAATCAGATGGCACGCTTTGGAGTTTGGATGCTTTTATTCAGCTACTAGTTAGCTTACAAAATCCGCTTGATTGTCAACTGGATCATGTACTGAGTTATTTAATTGCCCTAAACTCCAAAGATGCTTTTGATGATGATTTATCTATTTTGCAAATGAAGTTTGATTAA
- a CDS encoding DUF1350 family protein, translating into MDWKEIRGNWVIIPRNPIGIVHFLGGAFVATAPHITYRWLLEQLASKGYVVIATPFVNTLDHTAIAKSVLLNFDRTLERLHDSGALRKLYFPIYGIGHSMGCKLHLLIGSLFEVERAGNILISFNNYAAKEAIPLVEQFNSTFAIEFTPSPLETNQLVQERYNIRRNLLIKFSNDTIDQSAALTKILQERFDEMVTAQTLPGTHTTPLGQDIKWQTGTSFTPFDALGQWFKQEAYRDLNQLKSNILLWLNPLAAP; encoded by the coding sequence ATGGACTGGAAAGAAATTAGAGGGAACTGGGTAATCATTCCCCGAAATCCCATAGGTATCGTTCATTTTTTAGGAGGTGCATTTGTCGCCACTGCACCGCACATTACTTATCGCTGGTTACTTGAACAACTGGCAAGTAAAGGTTATGTTGTAATTGCTACGCCTTTTGTCAATACACTGGATCATACTGCGATCGCAAAATCTGTGCTGTTAAACTTTGACCGCACCCTCGAACGCTTACATGACTCTGGAGCATTACGCAAGCTTTACTTCCCCATCTACGGCATTGGTCACAGTATGGGCTGTAAACTTCACTTGCTGATTGGTAGCCTCTTTGAAGTAGAACGCGCAGGCAATATTTTAATATCCTTTAACAACTATGCCGCTAAAGAAGCTATCCCTTTAGTAGAGCAGTTCAATTCTACTTTTGCGATTGAGTTTACTCCCTCACCGTTGGAAACTAACCAGCTTGTCCAAGAGCGTTACAATATCCGGCGCAATTTATTAATAAAATTCAGTAATGACACCATAGATCAATCGGCAGCTTTAACCAAAATCTTACAGGAACGTTTTGATGAGATGGTGACAGCACAAACATTACCAGGAACTCATACAACACCTTTAGGTCAAGATATTAAATGGCAAACTGGAACATCTTTCACTCCCTTTGACGCTTTAGGACAATGGTTCAAGCAAGAAGCATACCGCGACTTGAATCAGCTAAAAAGCAATATCCTCTTGTGGTTAAATCCTCTGGCAGCACCATAA